The sequence below is a genomic window from Leptospira ryugenii.
ACTCTTTTCGGAACAGCTGCCAAACCAAGGCAAGGGAAAAAAATAAGAGCAAGGAGTGAACAAGGATGTACAACATGTTTTTACTTTTTTCCACCTTCTAATTCTCTGCCCATTAAAAATTTATCCTTTCTGCTTGTTCTTGCATTTTAAGAGAAGGAAATCCAAGGTTTCCTAAAAAAATGAAGATCTTTCCTAGCCTACAATTCATATTCTTTAAAGACAAATCTATTCCCCTCAGTGCCAAGACATTGATCGAAGAAGAGGAAGAAAAAGGAGCCTTGGTGGCAAACCGATTTCGGTATGTGGCAGGCTTTGGCATTCTCATCTCTATCTTGGCAAACCTTTCCAATACAAACTACGGAAGTATGGGTTATGTTGTGAATGTTGGAACCATAGCGATTTATTTTTTCAATGCCTGGCTCCATAGCAAAGTACTGAAGATTCCATCCGAGCGCATTCGCTATTGGTATGAGTATTTTAGCATATTTCTGGATAACACCTTAGTGGCCTCGGCCCTTTGGAGTTGGTATCTGTTAAGTGGTCACAACAACGCAAATTTTTTGATCAAAAATCCATTGCATTTTTACTTTATCCTTCCCATTGCCATAGGATTGATACAACTCAGAGCCAATCTGGTCCTCTTTTCTATCCTTTGTTATTTTATTTATTTCTATACCTATGCGCTCTATGCCTTTATCCAAGGTACGTCACATACTTTGGATTGGTATGAATATGTGCTTGGACCACAAATCATTGTAAGTGATGCGGTGCTTGCACGTCCAGTCGTATATCTCTGTCTTGTGATCTCAATTATTTATGCCATCAATAGTTTTTATCAAATGCTTGTTAGATTAGCCCAGGTGGAAGCACAGAAAAAATCCCTTTCGAGATACTTTTCTCCTGATTTAATTCCACATCTTTCCACCCAAACATCATCCTTAGAAATCGGAAAGAGACAAAAAGTAACCGTTCTCTTTTCTGATATCCGAGGGTTCACTAGTTTTTCTGAAAGTCTCGACCCACAAACTCTTTCTGGCTTTTTATCAGAGTATAGAGGAAGGATGACAAAATCTGTTTTTAAATTTGGTGGCACCTTGGACAAGTTCATAGGCGATGCAGTCATGGCAACGTTTGGTACACCATTCCCTTCTCCAAAGCCTGGATTCGATGCCGAGAATGCAGTGAATGCCGCAATTGATATGTTAGTCGAATTGAACCAGTTCAATGCCGAAAGAAAAGCAAAAGGAGAAATGGAAATTCGGATAGGGATAGGGATTCACACTGGCGAAGTCTTTGCGGGTAATGTAGGCAAAGAGGATCGTATGGAATACACTGTGATTGGAGATACCGTAAACACAGCATCTAGGATTGAGTCTGCCTGCAAAGCCCTACATGCGGAGCTTTTGGTCTCGGAGGATGTGTGGCGAGAGATTGGCGAACCCGACTCGTTTCAGAGAAAGGGTAAAGTCAAACTAAAAGGCAAAGAAAATTCCATTTATCTATTTGAGTGGAAACCGTAATTAAACAGCTGCTTTGCTAAGCTTTCCAACTGCTTCAAACAAAGGTGCATTCATTTCAGGGTCTATGATGTAGATAACCCGAGTCGAGCCTGCTGCATGGGAGGATAAGTCTATGATGGCCTTTCTCCTATCCATGCGCACTTGGGAGAGGTCAAAGTCTGCGATCCTGTATTTATTTGCCTTTTTGAAGATAGGTTTGATCGTACAAATTCTTTGTAATTTTGGACGGGTTTGGTAGCGGTCTACCTCTATCACTTTGCAGATATCAAAGTGCACTTGTTTTTCGGAATCAACGGATGCTGTGATGATAAAATCGTCTGCATTAATGATGTTTTCATTGTTCGTGAGACTTGCCCCCACGTAATCAATCAAATGGCGAATGTTTTTGCTACTATATGAAAAGAAGGAATCATTCACAATCATCTTTAGAGCTTTTGCTGAACTATATGCAGGTCTCCATGCTTGGGCAGAAGTAAGAGAGGCATATTCACTAGCCAAGGATAGAATGGCAATGTCATCTTCACGGTTTGCCGTAGTGATCTGATTTTCTTGTAAGTGCAATTGCATTTCAATGTCTTCCACGATTCTTTCTCGGTTTGTTTCCTTGGAATACATATCTCGTATGGACATTAGCTTTTGGAAGACTATCCTTGGGTCTGGGAAGTTATTGTTCACTCCGGCGCCACGGAAAGGTCTATGGTGGTTTAAGATGAGAGTCCGAACATCCGTAGAGATTTCGGGAGCAGATAGACTCATCAGATAACTGATGATGGGGTGTTGTTGGATAATGGCGTATTCTTCTTTGCTTAATTTTGGGTTTTCAGTGATATCGAGTTTCGCATAACCAACATCAGCTAGATAGCTAGCCATCATAAGTGCTAGGTGTTCTTTATGGTAGGGTTTTTTATCTGCATCAGAAACAATCTTTTTTGTTCTAACCTTCATCCCCATCGCGACTATGGTCCGTTTGGTCATGAGTTCAGATTGTAGGCTAACACCCGCTACACTTAAAATTTCTAAGATATTAAAAATCCCAGATTCAAAATCTGGATTACTAGTGAAGTCGTTCAGGATCTCATTCACAGAGTTTTGTACGATGATAGCTTGGTCTGAGGTGAAAGAATGTTTTTTTAGATCATCTAACAAAGCAGCTGATTGTTTTGCAAAGTCTTCAACCTTTTTTGGGTCAAATAACTTAACGTTGGACTTTCCTTCCGCATTGGCAGCTGCCACAGAGATTTTTGTTTTTTGGAGTTCAGCTAATAGAAAATAAACACCTTGAAGCTCGAATCGTAAGAGTTTGGCAAAATCGTCTTGGCTTGGGTTCTTTTTTTTGGGAATGATGATCTGGCCATTCCGATTGTAAAGGTCAAAAGGGATAGAATTGTTCTTTCGAAAACTGTTGAGAGTGTCTTCAGTTAATTCAAATTTTGCGAGCTTATCCTTTGGAACCTGTTTTAAATCAGCCATTTTTCTACTCAAAGGAAGAGATAAACTTCCTTTCAATTCTACTCTTGTAGCAAGTACAGAAGAATCAGTAAATAAATTTATTCATATTCCAAAGATTGTCATGTTGGTCCTTACTTTATTAGTAGATTCCCTTATCCAAATAAGACAGTCAATTTTGTCTAGATGTCTAGCTAATGTCAGTTAGTGTGCCTTTGTATTTTTTGTGGCAAATTTCGGGATTCTACGTAGAATCACTGAATATTTTTCGTTTACAATTCTTGAACCTGTACCAAATATTTAGGCATGACCACGATCTCTGAAAACCGAATGACAGACTTATTCCAACCCACAGATGCCCATGTATCCTTACGTGAGTCCGTGGCCAATTTTGCTGCAAAAGAACTGGATGAGCAGGCGAAAGAATACGATGAAACAGAAGGCTTTAACCTATCTCTTTTCAAGCGCCTAGGATCGGAACTGGGTCTATTCGGCATTAC
It includes:
- a CDS encoding adenylate/guanylate cyclase domain-containing protein; the protein is MKIFPSLQFIFFKDKSIPLSAKTLIEEEEEKGALVANRFRYVAGFGILISILANLSNTNYGSMGYVVNVGTIAIYFFNAWLHSKVLKIPSERIRYWYEYFSIFLDNTLVASALWSWYLLSGHNNANFLIKNPLHFYFILPIAIGLIQLRANLVLFSILCYFIYFYTYALYAFIQGTSHTLDWYEYVLGPQIIVSDAVLARPVVYLCLVISIIYAINSFYQMLVRLAQVEAQKKSLSRYFSPDLIPHLSTQTSSLEIGKRQKVTVLFSDIRGFTSFSESLDPQTLSGFLSEYRGRMTKSVFKFGGTLDKFIGDAVMATFGTPFPSPKPGFDAENAVNAAIDMLVELNQFNAERKAKGEMEIRIGIGIHTGEVFAGNVGKEDRMEYTVIGDTVNTASRIESACKALHAELLVSEDVWREIGEPDSFQRKGKVKLKGKENSIYLFEWKP
- a CDS encoding c-di-GMP phosphodiesterase, producing the protein MADLKQVPKDKLAKFELTEDTLNSFRKNNSIPFDLYNRNGQIIIPKKKNPSQDDFAKLLRFELQGVYFLLAELQKTKISVAAANAEGKSNVKLFDPKKVEDFAKQSAALLDDLKKHSFTSDQAIIVQNSVNEILNDFTSNPDFESGIFNILEILSVAGVSLQSELMTKRTIVAMGMKVRTKKIVSDADKKPYHKEHLALMMASYLADVGYAKLDITENPKLSKEEYAIIQQHPIISYLMSLSAPEISTDVRTLILNHHRPFRGAGVNNNFPDPRIVFQKLMSIRDMYSKETNRERIVEDIEMQLHLQENQITTANREDDIAILSLASEYASLTSAQAWRPAYSSAKALKMIVNDSFFSYSSKNIRHLIDYVGASLTNNENIINADDFIITASVDSEKQVHFDICKVIEVDRYQTRPKLQRICTIKPIFKKANKYRIADFDLSQVRMDRRKAIIDLSSHAAGSTRVIYIIDPEMNAPLFEAVGKLSKAAV